A portion of the Thermosediminibacter oceani DSM 16646 genome contains these proteins:
- the spoIIR gene encoding stage II sporulation protein R — protein sequence MGLFRKTVIASTAIILLALFAAVVGGSGIAGGRLEGEKAVSGIDVEDLSSKIIRLHVVANSDSPEDQELKLRVRDAVIKALENDLSKVEDIDLSREYIKAHLKDIEEIARKEIKKSGRDHSVRVLFGRFPFPVKTYGFITLPAGEYEALRIIIGRGEGKNWWCVLFPPLCFVDITHAVAREEAKIKLSSTLTPEEMAAIDNTQNRKDEPATESTQDREKEPVIENKPTRKNIQNGEGKTKRIIIQNREEVTAIDNTQNLAEESPGDNNQNLDEKAAADDIQNPKHERVVVRFKVVEWFQAAWSRIQQNFNLAFKN from the coding sequence ATGGGGCTCTTCAGAAAAACTGTTATAGCATCAACCGCTATAATTCTTCTCGCCCTGTTCGCCGCGGTCGTAGGCGGTTCGGGAATCGCCGGAGGTAGATTGGAGGGGGAAAAAGCGGTTTCAGGGATAGATGTGGAGGACCTCTCGTCGAAGATAATCAGGCTGCACGTCGTAGCCAACAGCGATTCCCCGGAAGACCAGGAACTGAAGCTCAGGGTCAGGGATGCGGTTATAAAGGCCCTTGAGAATGACCTCTCGAAAGTCGAGGATATTGACCTCAGCAGGGAGTATATTAAAGCTCACCTGAAGGATATAGAGGAAATCGCAAGGAAGGAGATAAAAAAGAGCGGAAGGGACCACAGCGTAAGGGTGCTTTTCGGCAGGTTCCCGTTTCCCGTGAAGACTTACGGATTTATTACTCTGCCGGCGGGCGAATACGAGGCCCTGCGTATTATAATAGGAAGAGGGGAAGGCAAGAACTGGTGGTGCGTGCTGTTTCCGCCGCTTTGCTTCGTGGATATAACCCACGCGGTTGCCAGGGAAGAGGCAAAGATTAAACTGAGCAGCACTTTGACACCGGAAGAAATGGCGGCCATAGATAATACCCAAAATCGAAAAGACGAACCGGCCACAGAAAGTACCCAAGATCGGGAAAAAGAACCAGTTATAGAAAACAAGCCAACCAGAAAAAACATCCAAAATGGGGAAGGGAAAACGAAAAGAATTATCATCCAAAATCGGGAAGAGGTGACGGCTATAGATAACACTCAAAATCTTGCAGAGGAGTCGCCTGGAGATAACAACCAAAATCTGGATGAAAAGGCGGCCGCAGATGACATCCAAAATCCAAAACACGAGCGGGTAGTGGTGAGATTCAAAGTTGTAGAGTGGTTCCAGGCCGCTTGGAGCAGGATCCAGCAAAACTTCAATCTCGCTTTTAAAAATTGA
- a CDS encoding Ger(x)C family spore germination protein, with product MKLKKIFLITVAVLSIFYTTGCWDMIDIDRRFFVGKIGVDRAEDGEQMLVSFSFAIVRKIAGGQGGSQGGGGGSPIVSVSTVADSIHAAARQVAMRLSRRLFFEHTRVILIGEELARDGIEEIVNFLERNSEINRRSRVIVVRGKAKDVMNFKNEIEVLPALYISNIFENQDICGRFVQVDVDEFMKEVHSMHGNALLPRLTPGKTDVKIGGAAVIKKYKLVGWLEENETLGANFVLEEIRGADIMIDIQGYKYPVVFTVIHNKTAKELLEAGDYPKFRVKLEVKGEIAETPDQIELDPEKLKIIEKMLEERINQLVLASIKKLQQEYQVDLLGFGEYLSKYKPEVWEEYEKDWENIFPEAEINVETKVKIGGIGASK from the coding sequence ATGAAATTAAAGAAAATTTTTTTGATAACCGTCGCCGTATTATCCATTTTTTATACCACCGGGTGCTGGGACATGATCGATATCGACAGGCGGTTTTTTGTGGGCAAGATAGGTGTCGACAGGGCTGAAGACGGGGAACAGATGCTGGTCTCCTTCTCTTTTGCGATTGTGAGGAAGATTGCGGGCGGCCAGGGGGGCAGTCAGGGGGGCGGCGGAGGTTCCCCGATAGTTTCCGTCAGCACCGTGGCGGATTCCATCCACGCCGCCGCCCGCCAGGTGGCAATGCGCCTCAGCCGGCGGCTTTTTTTCGAGCACACCAGAGTAATACTCATAGGCGAAGAACTGGCAAGGGACGGCATTGAGGAAATCGTAAACTTCCTGGAGAGAAACTCCGAGATCAACCGGCGAAGCAGGGTCATCGTCGTCAGGGGGAAGGCCAAAGATGTCATGAACTTCAAAAACGAGATCGAGGTGCTGCCGGCGCTCTATATCTCAAACATTTTCGAAAACCAAGACATATGCGGCAGGTTCGTACAGGTGGATGTAGACGAATTCATGAAGGAGGTCCATTCCATGCACGGTAACGCCCTCCTGCCGCGGCTGACGCCGGGGAAGACGGACGTTAAGATAGGCGGGGCGGCGGTCATAAAAAAATACAAGCTGGTGGGATGGCTGGAAGAAAACGAGACTCTGGGCGCCAACTTTGTCCTGGAAGAAATCAGGGGAGCCGATATTATGATTGACATCCAGGGCTACAAATACCCGGTTGTCTTCACGGTTATCCATAATAAGACTGCCAAGGAACTGCTGGAGGCGGGCGATTACCCCAAATTCAGGGTAAAACTGGAAGTAAAAGGGGAGATAGCGGAGACGCCGGATCAGATCGAGCTCGACCCGGAAAAGTTAAAGATAATAGAAAAAATGCTGGAAGAAAGGATAAACCAGCTGGTCTTAGCAAGTATAAAAAAGCTGCAGCAGGAATACCAGGTGGATTTGCTGGGATTCGGCGAGTACCTTTCCAAATACAAGCCTGAGGTATGGGAAGAGTATGAAAAGGACTGGGAGAACATTTTCCCCGAAGCCGAAATAAATGTTGAAACAAAAGTCAAGATAGGAGGAATAGGTGCTTCCAAATAG
- a CDS encoding GerAB/ArcD/ProY family transporter, with protein sequence MKMLMDDDRISTGQAIALIINTILGISLTTLPGDLAEAAGPDCWILVILGGVIALIAALIIAAVITRFNGKTFIEYTSFVLGRPVGFLVGALYSFYFVIVCAVVLRVFAEVLKNFVLESTPREFVIITLLLLSFYLIRHGLEPMVRFMVINTPIWLITAAAAFLFTFSKVDFSELLPFFRTPPDKILFGTVSAAISMAGFEVLMVAGQGLKTTRHVYKIAAVSIATVTAFYLYLVVIVVSVLGVHETGRLLWPTMAVLRSITVPGGILERIEAPIIIVWVIMVFTTLSPYYFSAAITFANIFKAKEFKIFAPLLFPWIYFLSMMPQNVLELENWAKFAGNLSIGFGFIIPFILLIAGSVKAKWGKSE encoded by the coding sequence ATGAAGATGCTGATGGACGACGATAGGATATCAACAGGACAGGCCATAGCCCTTATCATAAACACGATCTTGGGAATCAGCCTTACGACTCTGCCGGGGGATTTGGCAGAGGCCGCGGGTCCCGACTGCTGGATTTTGGTTATACTGGGCGGCGTGATTGCCCTCATAGCAGCGTTGATAATAGCTGCGGTTATAACCCGATTCAACGGCAAGACCTTCATCGAATATACCTCTTTCGTCCTGGGGAGGCCTGTAGGTTTTCTAGTGGGAGCCTTATACTCCTTTTATTTCGTCATCGTCTGCGCCGTAGTGCTCCGGGTCTTCGCCGAAGTATTAAAAAACTTCGTGTTGGAGTCGACGCCGCGGGAGTTCGTCATAATAACCCTGCTTTTGCTTTCGTTTTATCTGATCCGTCACGGCCTGGAACCCATGGTAAGGTTCATGGTTATAAATACTCCCATCTGGTTAATAACGGCGGCAGCCGCTTTTCTCTTTACTTTTAGCAAGGTTGACTTTTCGGAACTCCTTCCCTTTTTCAGGACCCCTCCTGATAAAATACTTTTCGGGACCGTAAGTGCAGCCATCAGCATGGCCGGTTTCGAGGTGTTAATGGTCGCCGGCCAGGGGCTGAAGACCACCAGGCACGTTTACAAAATTGCAGCGGTATCCATCGCTACCGTTACGGCTTTCTACCTCTATTTAGTTGTGATTGTAGTATCCGTGCTGGGAGTCCACGAGACCGGGAGGCTGCTGTGGCCGACCATGGCCGTTTTAAGAAGCATAACGGTTCCGGGAGGTATTCTGGAGAGGATAGAAGCACCCATCATTATCGTATGGGTTATAATGGTATTTACCACGTTGAGCCCCTATTACTTTTCCGCCGCGATAACTTTTGCAAACATCTTTAAGGCGAAAGAGTTCAAAATTTTCGCTCCGCTGCTTTTTCCGTGGATCTACTTTTTATCCATGATGCCGCAGAACGTGCTGGAGCTGGAAAACTGGGCCAAATTTGCCGGGAATCTCTCCATTGGTTTCGGTTTCATAATACCCTTTATTCTGCTTATAGCAGGTTCTGTAAAGGCAAAGTGGGGGAAATCAGAATGA
- a CDS encoding spore germination protein yields the protein MGKIFDTLFRRRKTEIFFERDTTPDKSRKLYKDIDENIKIFNEYLADCDDLISREFVVGNPGGLKHRMVLFNIDGLADKRVVHEEIMKSLMLFARQAPLEYSVGDKFFQLVKDGLLTVAEVKETDNFGEAVLAVLSGDTALFIDKLDRGLILNTRGWEKRSVQEPATEAVIRGPREGFTETYRVNVALVRRRIKDPNLKVQTVKLGRHTRTDVGVLYIKGIANPSIVEEVLKRLNSIDISKVMESGYIEQMIEDNWLSFFPQFRRTERPDVAAASLIEGNVVIICDNTPFVLIAPATFFSLFQSPEDYYERWYIASLIRILRMSAAFLSVTAPALYVAMTAFHPGMLPTDLALSIGATREGVPFSATVEALIMMLALEILREAGIRLPGPIGQTIGIVGGLVVGEAAVRAGIVSPIMVILLAINAISSFAIPNFSLAVGFRLLAFVFLFLASVAGLYGIILGYLGLVIHLVTLKSFGSNYLSPLVSFKMKKARDIFVRPPFPSLKERPDYTKPLDRQMMRDLRQDQEGRGGDEDADGRR from the coding sequence ATGGGAAAAATATTCGATACGCTTTTTAGAAGGCGAAAAACCGAGATATTCTTCGAAAGGGACACGACTCCCGACAAAAGCAGGAAGCTTTATAAAGACATAGACGAAAATATAAAGATTTTTAACGAGTACCTCGCCGACTGCGACGACCTTATATCCAGGGAATTCGTCGTGGGGAACCCCGGCGGGCTCAAGCACAGGATGGTCCTATTCAACATCGACGGGCTCGCCGACAAAAGGGTCGTGCACGAGGAAATCATGAAGTCGCTCATGCTTTTTGCCAGGCAGGCCCCTTTAGAGTACAGCGTTGGAGACAAGTTTTTTCAGCTCGTCAAGGACGGCCTGCTAACGGTGGCCGAAGTTAAGGAAACGGACAATTTCGGGGAAGCGGTACTGGCGGTACTGTCGGGCGACACCGCCCTTTTTATAGATAAATTAGACCGGGGTCTTATTCTGAACACCAGGGGCTGGGAAAAAAGGTCTGTACAGGAGCCCGCCACGGAAGCCGTCATAAGGGGCCCGCGGGAAGGCTTCACCGAGACCTACCGCGTAAACGTGGCTCTGGTGCGCCGTAGGATAAAGGATCCGAATCTCAAGGTCCAGACCGTAAAGCTGGGAAGGCACACCAGGACCGACGTCGGCGTTCTTTACATCAAAGGAATTGCAAACCCCTCCATCGTCGAGGAAGTCCTGAAGAGGCTCAACTCGATAGACATTTCCAAGGTGATGGAGAGCGGTTACATCGAGCAGATGATAGAGGACAACTGGCTTTCGTTTTTTCCCCAGTTCAGGAGGACGGAAAGGCCTGACGTGGCGGCGGCGTCCCTGATTGAGGGCAACGTGGTCATAATATGCGACAACACCCCCTTCGTACTGATAGCCCCCGCCACCTTTTTCAGCCTCTTCCAGTCGCCGGAAGATTACTACGAAAGGTGGTATATAGCTTCCCTTATCAGGATACTTCGCATGAGCGCTGCTTTTCTTTCCGTTACCGCGCCGGCCCTTTACGTGGCTATGACCGCCTTTCACCCGGGTATGCTGCCCACCGACCTGGCCCTGTCCATAGGCGCCACCAGGGAGGGCGTGCCCTTTTCCGCTACCGTGGAAGCCCTCATCATGATGCTTGCCCTGGAAATACTGAGAGAGGCGGGCATCAGGCTGCCCGGCCCCATCGGCCAGACGATAGGTATCGTGGGAGGTCTCGTAGTAGGAGAAGCTGCCGTCAGGGCGGGCATAGTGAGCCCCATAATGGTAATATTGCTAGCCATAAACGCCATATCATCCTTTGCGATACCCAATTTCAGTTTAGCGGTGGGATTCCGTTTGCTGGCGTTCGTATTTCTTTTTTTGGCTTCGGTAGCTGGCCTGTACGGCATAATTCTTGGATATCTGGGCTTGGTCATCCACCTGGTAACGCTCAAGAGCTTCGGCTCAAATTATCTCTCGCCCCTGGTCTCCTTTAAAATGAAAAAGGCCAGGGATATCTTCGTGAGGCCTCCGTTTCCCTCGCTCAAAGAGAGGCCCGATTACACCAAACCTCTTGACCGGCAGATGATGCGGGATCTGAGGCAGGACCAGGAAGGCAGAGGCGGTGATGAAGATGCTGATGGACGACGATAG
- a CDS encoding CLC_0170 family protein, which yields MQILNAVLEHVKDAFTPTTAIVFIVSGLFLIFIDSPSMEEKKLRTEAIMLKAAGIFYIIGSLALFIFLG from the coding sequence TTGCAGATATTAAATGCCGTTCTCGAACACGTCAAAGATGCCTTCACGCCCACCACCGCTATAGTCTTCATCGTGAGCGGCCTCTTTTTGATTTTTATAGATTCCCCCAGCATGGAAGAAAAGAAGTTGAGGACCGAGGCCATTATGCTTAAAGCGGCAGGAATCTTTTACATAATAGGCAGCCTGGCACTGTTTATATTTTTAGGATAG